One genomic window of Halanaerobium saccharolyticum subsp. saccharolyticum DSM 6643 includes the following:
- the thiM gene encoding hydroxyethylthiazole kinase, with translation MSAEIDENKKRFTANFEKIIQIIKNKKPLIHQITNQVSINDCANIILNWGALPVMAPAIEESAQMVENAAALVLNLGTISSRQLDSMLKAGKRANELQIPIVLDPVGVGASKYRGEAAQKILSELKIAIIKGNKAEISFLAGKSAEVLGVESIGEYTEINTTATELAQKLEAVVVVSSEVDLICDSSQIKEIKRGNPLMGEVVGTGCMLASSLGVFAAAAEAEAEALNLSLFEAVQTAVYYYSLAGEKAAKKAKTPAKFKLEFMDQIYLYK, from the coding sequence ATGTCAGCAGAAATTGATGAAAATAAAAAGCGATTTACTGCTAACTTCGAAAAAATAATCCAGATAATTAAAAATAAAAAGCCGCTGATTCATCAGATAACAAATCAGGTAAGCATTAATGACTGTGCTAATATCATCTTGAACTGGGGAGCTCTGCCGGTGATGGCACCTGCCATAGAAGAGTCAGCACAAATGGTGGAAAATGCAGCTGCTTTAGTTTTAAATTTGGGTACAATTTCTTCCAGGCAGCTTGACTCAATGCTTAAAGCTGGAAAGAGAGCAAATGAGCTGCAGATACCTATAGTTTTAGATCCGGTTGGAGTTGGGGCAAGCAAATATCGAGGTGAAGCTGCTCAAAAAATATTGTCTGAGCTAAAAATTGCAATTATTAAAGGGAATAAAGCTGAAATCAGTTTTCTGGCTGGAAAATCAGCTGAAGTTCTTGGAGTCGAATCTATTGGAGAATATACGGAAATAAATACAACTGCGACGGAACTGGCTCAAAAATTAGAGGCAGTTGTAGTTGTAAGTTCTGAAGTTGATTTAATTTGTGATAGCAGTCAGATTAAAGAAATCAAGAGAGGGAACCCTTTAATGGGGGAAGTTGTGGGAACCGGCTGTATGTTGGCTTCAAGTTTAGGTGTTTTTGCTGCTGCAGCTGAAGCTGAAGCTGAAGCTCTAAATTTATCTTTATTTGAAGCAGTTCAAACAGCAGTTTATTATTATTCTCTGGCTGGAGAAAAAGCAGCAAAAAAAGCAAAAACCCCTGCCAAATTTAAGCTTGAATTTATGGACCAAATTTATTTATATAAGTAA
- the thiE gene encoding thiamine phosphate synthase, with protein sequence MKTINWDLYLITEESLSAGKKSIEVVKEAAAAGVDAVQLREKELPLREKFSLGKEIKKICRRHNIDFIVNDRVDLALALDADGVHLGQSDLPLRSARRILGSDKIIGITAWKDGEIAGAEAEGADYLGVGSIFKTKSKKLSSDKNGIGLQRLKKIRKQTELPLIAVGGLNQDNSAQAIKNGADTVSVITAITKAKEIAANTAEFKEIIRAAKSKRRALKCQQKLMKIKSDLLLTSKK encoded by the coding sequence ATGAAAACTATAAACTGGGATTTATATTTGATCACAGAAGAAAGCTTGTCAGCTGGTAAAAAAAGTATAGAAGTAGTAAAAGAGGCAGCAGCTGCAGGAGTAGATGCGGTTCAGCTGCGGGAAAAGGAGTTACCTTTAAGAGAAAAATTTAGTTTGGGCAAAGAAATTAAAAAAATATGCAGGCGTCATAATATTGATTTTATAGTTAATGATCGAGTGGATCTGGCCCTAGCTTTAGATGCAGATGGAGTTCATCTGGGGCAGAGTGACCTACCACTGAGATCTGCCCGCAGAATTTTAGGATCAGATAAGATTATTGGAATTACCGCCTGGAAGGATGGAGAGATTGCTGGAGCTGAGGCTGAAGGAGCAGATTACCTTGGAGTCGGTTCAATTTTTAAAACTAAATCTAAAAAGCTAAGTTCAGATAAAAATGGAATTGGACTGCAGAGGCTTAAGAAAATCAGGAAACAGACCGAACTCCCTTTAATTGCAGTTGGAGGTTTAAATCAAGATAACTCAGCTCAGGCGATAAAAAATGGAGCAGATACTGTTTCGGTAATTACTGCCATTACTAAAGCAAAAGAAATAGCAGCTAACACTGCTGAATTTAAAGAAATTATTCGAGCTGCTAAAAGTAAAAGGAGGGCGCTAAAATGTCAGCAGAAATTGATGAAAATAAAAAGCGATTTACTGCTAACTTCGAAAAAATAA
- the thiD gene encoding bifunctional hydroxymethylpyrimidine kinase/phosphomethylpyrimidine kinase, which yields MKKVLTIAGSDSGGGAGIQADIKTMTVHQVYGASVITAVTAQNTLGVQDVKTLSARAVSSQLESVLNDIEFSALKTGMLANSEIIEEVALKIKKYSLSNLVVDPVMVATSGDLLLKKAAVKTYKEKLFPLAEIITPNLHEAKVLAGLEAEKSIDLEQLAAELMKFGSNYVLIKGGHSSQNNQSRKAVDLLYDGSYFRKFEAEYIETNNTHGTGCTLSAAIASNLAKGMEMGKAVAEAKDYLTEAIRNHFIVGQGNSPVNHVWNLK from the coding sequence ATGAAAAAAGTTTTAACAATTGCCGGTTCTGATTCTGGAGGTGGGGCCGGTATTCAGGCTGATATAAAGACGATGACTGTCCATCAGGTTTATGGGGCTTCAGTAATTACAGCAGTAACAGCTCAAAACACTTTGGGAGTGCAGGATGTAAAAACTCTTTCGGCAAGAGCGGTTTCTTCTCAGCTGGAATCTGTTTTAAATGATATAGAGTTTTCGGCTCTAAAAACCGGGATGCTGGCTAATAGCGAGATCATTGAAGAAGTGGCTTTAAAAATTAAAAAATATTCTCTAAGTAATTTGGTTGTGGACCCGGTAATGGTCGCAACAAGCGGAGATCTGCTTTTAAAAAAAGCGGCAGTTAAAACCTATAAAGAAAAACTGTTCCCGCTGGCTGAAATTATTACCCCTAATCTCCATGAAGCTAAGGTTTTGGCTGGTTTAGAAGCTGAAAAAAGCATTGATTTAGAGCAGTTGGCAGCAGAATTGATGAAGTTTGGGAGTAACTATGTATTAATTAAAGGAGGTCACAGCAGTCAAAATAATCAGTCTAGAAAAGCTGTTGATCTACTTTATGACGGTAGTTATTTTAGAAAATTTGAAGCAGAATATATTGAGACTAATAATACCCATGGTACTGGCTGCACACTGTCAGCAGCTATTGCTTCAAATTTGGCGAAGGGGATGGAGATGGGAAAAGCCGTTGCAGAGGCTAAAGATTATTTAACAGAAGCAATTAGAAATCATTTTATTGTTGGCCAGGGTAATAGTCCAGTTAATCATGTCTGGAATCTAAAGTAG
- the thiW gene encoding energy coupling factor transporter S component ThiW, producing MDNKKLTFSALLIALGTMTGHLIYIPIGVAKAFPVQHLINILSAVLLGPAYAVWNAFAISLFRNMLGTGSLLAFPGSMIGALMAGLLYKKFKSKNWALAGELIGTGLLGAVAAYPVAKFLMGSSAAVFFFVIPFALSSAGGAVISYLFLKAVEKADNLSFIDELN from the coding sequence ATGGACAATAAAAAATTAACTTTTTCAGCACTTTTAATTGCTCTGGGAACAATGACCGGTCACTTAATTTATATTCCAATTGGAGTGGCTAAAGCTTTTCCGGTCCAGCATTTAATTAATATTTTATCTGCTGTTTTACTGGGGCCGGCTTATGCAGTCTGGAATGCATTTGCAATTTCTCTGTTTCGAAACATGCTGGGTACAGGTTCATTATTGGCTTTTCCAGGCAGTATGATAGGAGCTTTAATGGCTGGACTGCTTTATAAAAAATTTAAAAGTAAGAACTGGGCTTTAGCAGGGGAGTTAATTGGGACCGGTCTTTTGGGAGCAGTAGCTGCTTATCCGGTTGCTAAATTTTTAATGGGAAGTTCAGCGGCAGTATTTTTCTTTGTTATACCCTTTGCCTTAAGTTCTGCTGGTGGGGCAGTGATTTCCTATTTATTTTTAAAAGCAGTAGAAAAAGCAGATAACTTGAGTTTCATTGATGAGTTAAATTAA